The genomic region AAGGATGATAAAATCAATACATCATTACTACTTGCACTTATACCGGCAATAACTGCAATCATTATAGCTATGATTAGTAAAAAAATTGTTCCTTCCTTATTAATTGGACTCTGGATAGGAAGTTTTATAGTAAATCCAGGTATTATAGAATCAACCTCACAAATGGTAATTTATATGGTTGATACTTTAGGTCAACCAGGAAATCTGAATATTCTCATTTTTATGTACACATTCAGTGGATTAGTGGCTGTAATTCAGCAGTCTGGTGGTGTACAAGGGTTCTCTAAATTTGTATCTAGATATGCATCAGGTAAAAAGAGGACCTTAATGTGGGTGTGGTTCTTAGCACCGATTACATTTATTGATTGTGCGTTTCGAGTCATTGCAACAGGCTCAATAATGAAGAAGAATATTGAGAAAGAAGATATAACAAAAGAGAAATATGCTTTTATGCTGAATAATTCGGCTAGTCCTATTGTGGCTATGATTCCCATTGGTACTGCATTCGTAGGTTATATGGTAGGAGTCGTACAAAGTGGACTAGATGTTGTAGGTAGCAGTGAATCGGCATATTTACTTTTTGTAAAAAGTATACCTTATAATTTATTTAGTATTGCATCGTTCGTAGTTATATCTTTATATTTCCTTAATGTGATTCGTTTTAAGCAAGATGAGGATGGTTCATATAACCAAAGTTCTAGTACAAATCAAGGTAATCATATGTCTAGTATGAATAATGTCAATAATGATGCCAAACCTAAAGCATCGAATTTAGTTATACCTATACTAGTTCTAATTCCGCTGAGTACCTATCTAATGTACTGGACAGGTACTAAAAATGTTCAAAACGGAAACATAATTGCTATATTTGAAAAAGCTGATGCATCGCATGCAATCCTTATTGCACTTATATTTACAGTTATCCTGTCAGTCATCTGGTATCGTATACAACAGATTAAAATTAAGGATATGATTCAAAAATTTATCTCAGGTGGTAATCGAATTATGAAGACGATCATTATATTAGCAGTTGCCTGGCCAATAGCTGTTGTATCAAAAGATTTAGGATTGCCAGATCTTATCGATCATACAGTAGGTCCCTTTATACCCTCTGCATTAGTGCCTGCACTCGTATTTATAGTAACCTGTTTTGTTGCATTTTTTATGGGATCTTCGTGGGCGAGTTGGTCTTTAATGATGCCTCTTGCCATACCGTTGATCGCTGCAACTGGTGGAAGTCTACCACTTGTAATAGGAGCAGTATTTGCAGGGGGAACATTTGGAGATGTAACCTCTCCGTTATCAGGAATGGTCGCAATGTCCTCTGGTATAGCAGGAGCTGATCTTATGAAGTACGTACGATATGAATTACCTTATAATTTACTGGCAGCGTTTATAGCTACAATAGGATTTTTAATTATTCCGATTGTGTTTTAACATTTATTTAATGGACAATTAATTATAATGTGTAGATACTGTATCATTCATAAATACACTAAAAATTGGGAATGACTAACAGGTGAACGATTGGTTAGTCATTCTTTTTTTTATTAAAAAATGAAAATATTATATGAGGACTTGACAAATACTGTAATATTATATATCATATGTTTGATATGAACATTAGCACTCGATTAAGTAGATTGCTAACAACATTAAACTATAGGAGGTTATACAGGATGAGTAAACATGAATTTAAAACAGAATCAAAACAACTATTAAACTTAATGATTAACTCAATTTATACGCATAAAGAAATATTCTTGCGTGAGCTTATTTCCAATTCAAGTGATGCGATTGATAAGTATAACTACTTATCATTAACAGATGATCGGTTAAAAACTGAGGAAAACTATGAAATAGAGATTATTCCAAATAAGGACGCCAAAACTATTACGATTAAAGATAATGGGATTGGAATGACAAAAGAAGAATTAATGGAGAACCTGGGTACAATTGCTAAGTCAGGTTCTAAAGCCTTCATCGAAAAGTTAAAAGAAAGTAAAGATAATGTTGACATAATTGGACAATTCGGTGTAGGATTTTACTCTGCATTCATGGTAGCAGACAAAGTGGTGGTTAAAACTAAATCGCCATATGAAGATACAGGATATGTATGGGAATCTACTGGTGAAAGTGATTTTACAATAGAAGACCTTTCTAAGAATGAGCACGGAACAGAAATAACACTTCATTTAAGAGAAAATGATGATGATGAATCTTACGATACTTATTTAGAGGAATACAAAATTAAAGAACTAGTTAAAAAATATTCAGACTATGTTCGATACCCAATCACAATGGAAGTAACGAAAGAAGTACCTAAGAATGATGATGCTTCGGAAGATACGGACAAAGAACCTGAATATGAGACAGTAATTGAACAAGAAACATTGAACTCAATGGTTCCAATCTGGAAAAAGAAAAAGAGTGAAGTATCAGACGAAGACTTTAATGAATTTTATAAATATCAATTCCATGATTATGAAAACCCGTTAACGGTTATTAATAAAAAAGTAGAAGGTATGCTAAACTATAATGCATTATTATTTATACCAAAACGTGTACCTCAAGACTTCTATACAGACCAGTTTGAAAAAGGATTACAACTTTATTCAAAAGGTGTATTTATCATGGATAAATGCAAGGAGTTAATCCCGGATCACTTTAGATTTGTAAAAGGATTAGTTGATTCACCAGATTTAACCTTAAATATTTCAAGGGAAATGTTACAGCATAGTAGACAGTTAAAGAAAATAGCAAGTAAC from Haloplasma contractile SSD-17B harbors:
- a CDS encoding Na+/H+ antiporter NhaC family protein — protein: MISKKIVPSLLIGLWIGSFIVNPGIIESTSQMVIYMVDTLGQPGNLNILIFMYTFSGLVAVIQQSGGVQGFSKFVSRYASGKKRTLMWVWFLAPITFIDCAFRVIATGSIMKKNIEKEDITKEKYAFMLNNSASPIVAMIPIGTAFVGYMVGVVQSGLDVVGSSESAYLLFVKSIPYNLFSIASFVVISLYFLNVIRFKQDEDGSYNQSSSTNQGNHMSSMNNVNNDAKPKASNLVIPILVLIPLSTYLMYWTGTKNVQNGNIIAIFEKADASHAILIALIFTVILSVIWYRIQQIKIKDMIQKFISGGNRIMKTIIILAVAWPIAVVSKDLGLPDLIDHTVGPFIPSALVPALVFIVTCFVAFFMGSSWASWSLMMPLAIPLIAATGGSLPLVIGAVFAGGTFGDVTSPLSGMVAMSSGIAGADLMKYVRYELPYNLLAAFIATIGFLIIPIVF
- the htpG gene encoding molecular chaperone HtpG, with the protein product MSKHEFKTESKQLLNLMINSIYTHKEIFLRELISNSSDAIDKYNYLSLTDDRLKTEENYEIEIIPNKDAKTITIKDNGIGMTKEELMENLGTIAKSGSKAFIEKLKESKDNVDIIGQFGVGFYSAFMVADKVVVKTKSPYEDTGYVWESTGESDFTIEDLSKNEHGTEITLHLRENDDDESYDTYLEEYKIKELVKKYSDYVRYPITMEVTKEVPKNDDASEDTDKEPEYETVIEQETLNSMVPIWKKKKSEVSDEDFNEFYKYQFHDYENPLTVINKKVEGMLNYNALLFIPKRVPQDFYTDQFEKGLQLYSKGVFIMDKCKELIPDHFRFVKGLVDSPDLTLNISREMLQHSRQLKKIASNLEKKIKSELEKMLRNDRESYIELFEQFGVNIKYGLYDQFGAKKDLLKDLVMYISSETKEYTTLKEYVERMKDNQEFIYYASGSSKEQIDRLPQMELLKEKGYEVLYFKDDVDEFAINFLTEYDEKKFKNISQGDLNLESEEEKKEIEEKEKEYKDMMSYIKDSLKDKVSEVKISSRLKESAVCLVSKDGVSFEMERILKSMPNNNGMMKAERVLELNPNHNLFKALENLYNNNKEEVKDYADLLYDQALLVEGFELEDPVKFANKMSNLMVKSIK